The sequence CGCGACACGCCACGAACTCGAGCGGCAGCAGTCACAGAATGCACAATTGCGCCACCGGCTGCAAAACAGCCAGGCGCTGCTCCAGGAAGCGGGCCGCATGGCCAAAGTCGGCGGGTGGGAGTTTGACGTGGCCACCCGGAAACAGGTATGGACGGAAGAAATCTATCACATCCACGAACTGCCGCTCTCCTACCAGCCCACCGTGAGCCAAGGCATCGCGTTCTACACCGCCGCCGCCCGACCGATCATTGAACGGGCCGTCCA is a genomic window of Verrucomicrobiota bacterium containing:
- a CDS encoding PAS domain-containing protein, which translates into the protein MRQVDLEAQNEELRATRHELERQQSQNAQLRHRLQNSQALLQEAGRMAKVGGWEFDVATRKQVWTEEIYHIHELPLSYQPTVSQGIAFYTAAARPIIERAVQRAIEHGEPFEVELDIITAKGNHRWVRTMGEARVE